The Eleutherodactylus coqui strain aEleCoq1 chromosome 10, aEleCoq1.hap1, whole genome shotgun sequence genome contains the following window.
TAAACAGGATAATTATGGCTTGCACAATGTTGTTAAAGGACTGCAGTAAAATAGGGATTAAGATATTTAACGTAAATTATGACTATTTACTGACAACTGTAATCTGTATTTAATTATTCTGTATTGTAATGAATTTATGATGCATTCACTTAGATTCTTCCAGGATAGGAATGAAGCCCTTGAGAAATTACCTCTCTGCTTTCTCCGATAATTAATTAATTCATTTCTATTCCAAATTCCCCTTTCTGTCTCTTTCTGAAAACGTCTCTATTAAATATGTTTAATTTGCAGATTAATGGATAAAGAAAATATTCCCCAATTGGACATTTATAATTAATTACAATAATTATAGCACGGGGAGTATTTAGGAAATCAATTTAACGTAATTATTAGAAGTTGTGATACTTTATTAAAATCATTTTAGCTAGTTACATTTTTTGAATTCACCGATTCATTCAATTGGCGGCCGGTAATTCCCattatataattattattatattactatGATTTTCCATTTGCCATAATACATGCTGCGGTTCTGGGATAAAATTATGTAAATAAAATCTCAATGATGGAAATGATTTATTGCAAACAGATTTTGGAGATGAAACGAGGCACATCTCTATTTTATCCTCCCTTAAGTGCTgctacaaggcacttgtcagtgATTGACATGGGATGTATTCTTGTGCTAATCTTGGAAGCTGTGTCCTGGTGAATGGGTTTGCCTCTATCCCTGATAAGGCAGGTTCACGTCTATATGGCTGACTGgagaaatatctttaaaaaaagagGACTTCAAGAGGGAGTTACCCCTGTATAGTGGTGACAGTACTCTGAGGACACTTTCAACTCTGACCAATAAAATGACAAAAAGTAAAGTGGACTTGAAGGCACACATATTATAGAACcaactgtcttatataaatgtaATCTATGGAAATCTATAGATTAGATACAGCATATAGAAAATGACAGACGATAGAAAAtgatagctagatagctagatagatagctagatagatagatagctagatagatagctagatagataatcTATCCATCTCTCACTCATTCTCTATATACTGTGTCCAATCCATAGATTTCCATAGAACACACTACACGTGTACAAGACTGGCTATACTGCACATATATGGACTGCCTGAGCTTCAGGACCCTAATTTTCAGCCCCTTGTAATCTGCGAAAACGACCGCTGCCGAATTATCACTTCTGAGTCCTTTTCTCCTTCCCTTTCTCTACTATTATGACATGCTCAgctaattttattatttattgtGGAAGTATTTAATTGGTGTTTTGTGAAGTGTAAACCCCCAAGGGCTCCTTGTATTGTACTGTCTGCATGCACCTGTAATATCCGTGGGATTTCCTAGTTTCCTGTAATATGTGGTTATTCTCTATTTCTTAGCCGGGGGTCCCAGTGGTGGAACCTATAATAGACTCGTGTTATGTTATTACAAATGATATACAATATAGAGTAGTAAAAATATAAACGAATGTATGGTTTTCGGTAAAGTTGTATTATAATTGATCGGAAAGTTGACACTTAGGTATTTTTATGGAGCTCAGAATTTTTCTTCCCACTGAAAAGTGTTCTATATTTATGCATatccatataataataatcttattaCATTCATATTGATTATTACTGCTAATACTTTAATGTAATAACGATATTAACAATTTAGTCGTATGTGTGTTATTCATTAACTTAGTCATTTGGAAAACTGTAATATTTGTACAGTGTTGCGGTTCTTATGTTTTTATGGGATTAACCCCCAGTGCTGAATGTGGGGGCACAGCTGCTTGACATCCTTGTTTGAGATGAACTTTGTTTGGCACAGTACAGCCTGAATGACAAGATGTCAGGATGACCCCCTGTGCTTATAATGTACTGTACAATAATACCAGCGGCTGTTGGCTGCTAACAACCTGTAGCTCTCCAACTAGTACAGAACTCTGTTCCCTGGGAGAATTTGCTGTGATTTGTAGTTCCACAACAAGGGGTGGGGTTTGAAGTGCGCAGCaaattagggtatattcacagagTAGGTTCTTTTCTGAAAAATTGGTCCGATTTTTCATatgatttttatacatttctgccATTTCTGCGCAATTTTAACTTTGAATCTGATTTTTACGCACGTTATTGAAAAAACATGATCGgttctgcacacttttttttaagaTGACCATGGTTACATACAATAAACGCAGATCGCAATCACATCGAACAACGGCaatattttttaaatgcagccatAGACCTGAATGGGCGATTTCCATCACAAAAAAAATAGGatgtgctgcaaattttttttttctactcaaACTGTTCATacaagtgaaagaaaaaaaaaaagaagttcgcACATAGGAATAGAACCATTTAAAATAATATGCTTCATTTTCATCTGATTGCTGTCTGATTTTTATGGACAGTTAATTGGATGAAAAAAAATCGTTCACGTGAATATACCCCTAGggattcacatgggcgtttgCGAATTCAGACCGTTTAAATCGGTCCGAATGTGCAAACGATTTTTCTGTGATATTCATGCGCACTGGCAATTTTAACACACAATTGTATTTTATGTGGTGCGTGTTTTTTGCACGCgcgtataaaaaaaattgcatcttagttttcttttatttttaattatggtttccatggtTACCTGTAGAAAAATCAGGTCATACTTGCATCATGCGAGTGCAATTCGGTTTTATAAGAAGGCATTTATATACAGAGTAGGACACCCTGCAATTCTTTTTGcttgtaaaaaaggaaaaaaaaatcccatgaaAAAAATTTGCACTTTTGAATGTAACCATTTAAAATAATGTGCTTTGTTTCTGTACAATTTTTATGGACAGAAAAATCCTTAATGTGAATATACTCTTATGCAAAAACATTTAAATATTCATCCACCAACTACTTCCCTTTTATAATTATAAGGAATGAGACTGGACTGGGTCTGATAATGATTGGATTACACGTGTCTAATAGCAGGTTTTACTCTAGAGGACCTTTCACACtggacggaatattccgcaacagggTCCCTGAATTCAGTCCCAAAATCCGCATCTTCAGCAGTGCAGATATTAGGGCTGAATATTCCACAAGAGGGCATATTCCACAACAACAATATTCCATCCTGCCTGAAAGGTCTTCTATTGACTTTAGCGATTACTGATAAAATATTGTTTCCAGCCAAAAGATGTTATCACTGGATCCtaaagtaaaaacaaacaaaacagcaGCAACAATGTAAATATTTATATTGACTGTTTGTAAATAAATAGTGTACATGTAACGAACATATCACAACACTAACCCGTGATATAGTATAGACAGAGATTATATAATTCTGTTTCAATCCTACTTATTTCCCATTTAAAACTTCTGAGATCCGAGCCCTATTTCGAGTCCCACTCAGCCTGTCTAGCAGGTACTTTGGAGAGAGGGGGCTGGGGGCGGGAGAATATGGCTCTGTGATTGACACTCCTGGCCTCCCCCAAACTTTCTTTTCACTGGCAAAGGCTTAATGTTACCATGGCAAACGGATTCTCCCGCCAGCCCATCCCCCCACCTGCAgccagctggaaaaaaaaaaacccaaagaccTGGGAGGAGGGGTCCACATCCCACAAATTATAGGGAAATTCAAACTTTCCAATGGACACAACTGAGATTCCCAGAAAATGGGGAATTGCAGGCTCAAAAGTATCATTGCCCTGTGTacatgatgaactgaaacacaaatAAACTTTTTGCTCAGGTTTTCTTCTATTAGGGTGGCTTCTCtggtagcatttttttttttggaaaacgcACTTGCAATTTTTGATGcgcttttttgagccaaagccagaagtggattaaaaaagaatgagaacaataaaggaaggacttctacttctgGCTGTGGCTCTGCATAAACTGCATGTTTTGCAAAAATTTGttttatgtgaaagcacccttgagGAGAATCCCAAAACTGCTTATGCTCTGTAAATCCCAAACGATTGCATGTTTAAATCACTTACTATTACTGGAGTGTACGGCGAGAGTATTGCTGTATGTGAGATCCACATGTATCTGCCGTCCAGGCAAATTCAGTAcacctgtgtccccctatgaacTCTAAGGACTAGAGTGGAACTTTCTGCTGCCCATATACAAGTACAAAGAGGGTGTAAAACACCACTATATTGACTTTTAAACACAAATCCATTCCCCCTGAcacctgccaactttgcaaatgaATCTTTTTTTGAAGTGTTTTCATAGATAAACCTATTACTACAAGACAGGTGAATAGGTGCAAATAGCTTTCTTTTATATTGTGCTACATAGAAGCCTAATGTGTAAAAAGCTCTGATAAAATAGGTGGGATTGAGCACAACACTGTTTACTCTGCCATTGTAATCCCTGCATATTGATGGAGGGCTGATAGCAGAGGTAATGGTAAGAATTGATGTGTATGTATTTTACACTGAACTCTGCTTGAACaattaggatatgttcacatgtcactgatttgctgcagatttcaccctttcagtggAATTCAAATGGACTgggtgaaatgtgctgcagatctgcaacaaattctgcagcaaatcagcaacatgtgcacacaccctcaggctccattcacacaggaCAGTTCAGTtgcaataacccccccccccccccccaaaaaaaaagtgcagtgaTGAAACCATGTGTATATTTgctatgtttgtagtaaaatgtgtCAAATAgcacatgcagtttttggtgattttttttattgcagccgAACTGCCCCATATGAATTGAGCCTTAGGGCTCCCTTACATGGGCATATGTACATTTGCGCGCCTCAGTGCAATGTTTTTGTGGAAttcgcaatgatttttttttgtgttcatatcagcgtattttattgtactttttccgGTCGCAGGGTATATTCATTTGCGCGCAGCAAACAAGACACATTGCCTAAAGTGGCTAATTTGTtcctgatgtgtttttttttttcagcggaattacgcagtgttctACGCATTTTCTTGGGTATTGCTCAAGCATTTGtgcaccccattgacttctatggagacctttggtgtgcaaatgcgcagaaaaatagagcgtgctgcattTTTTATACCTGGCCGAAATAcgtgcgcaaaatgcagaaatgTGAACGAatatgttgaaatcaatgggtcctattttctgcatattgtatgcaaatacacccatgtgaaggagcccttaaaagtatgtgtattttatttatgaatatatatatatatatatatatatatatatatatatatatatatatatatatataatatacatacacacactaatgtgcaaaacattgcatcacatgctccattcagtgCTTTATAGTAAAAACGATAAGTAAGCAGCATAAAACCTCCATGAACTGTTGCAAATgtgtttttaaattaaatatcaTCTTCTTTCCTATTATCTACAACAGTTCTCGACGGTTTTATATAATACACTTGTGCATATCATACACACGCATACTGGGATATGTACAGTATCACAGGATTATGTTACTTTGCAACTATCAAACTTTAGTTTTGTTTAAATGCAATAAATAAGTAGTTTCTAGGATGGTAACTCCCTGGCATTAGCAGCATTAAGTCCTGGACTGATGCCAGCCTGCAATGATTGAGCTTGCAGTTGTTTCACAGAACCCACTGAGATATAAGTGTGACAGTAATAATTTCATAACTTGATTTGGAATAATTGGAGATTAACTGCTTCTACTGTTGGAGTGGGAGGAACCTGACTGGGATGAGTTGTGAGACATGGTAGGAAAGAGTTAACTTGCTCCTGAAATGTGAGAGGGGGGCTGGGCTGTAGGGCTTGCACTTGATTGGCTGGTAGGATCTGATTAAAATGCAGTCACTCAGAAACTCAGCACTTCTTAACTAGGGAAGTTTGTGTCCGGTGATCAGAGAGGCACTGCAGTCTACTTCTTGTCTTCTCCTGCGATCCCCAACTAACTTCTAGCAGCTACCAATGTATAGCATGCTGGATACAGACATCAAGAGCCCTGTGCAGCAAACCAATGCACAAACTGGGGGTCCTGTGACTCCAGGGGGCAAAGGCAATGCGACCACTCCAGACCAGGACCGAGTCAAGCGACCCATGAATGCATTCATGGTATGGTCTAGGGGGCAAAGGAGGAAAATGGCTCAGGAGAACCCTAAGATGCACAACTCTGAAATCAGCAAGCGGCTGGGTGCAGACTGGAAGCTCCTgagcgatgcagagaagagacccTTCATAGACGAGGCTAAAAGGCTGAGAGCTGTCCATATGAAGGAATACCCGGATTACAAGTACAGACCAAGGAGGAAGACCAAGACCCTTCTGAAAAAGGACAAATATTCCCTGCCTGGCAATCTCTTGGCTCCAGGTGTAAGTCCAGTAGCCAGCTCAGTTGGAGTTAGCCAAAGGATAGACACTTACGCCCACATGAATGGTTGGACTAATGGGGCTTACAGCTTAATGCAGGACCAGATTGGGTACACTCAACATCCTGGCATGAACAGCCCTCAAATCCAGCAGATGCACAGGTATGACATGACTGGTCTTCAGTATAGCCCCATGATGTCTTCTGCTCAGACCTACATGAATGCAGCTTCTACCTACAGTATGTCACCAGCGGCTTACAACCAGCAAACCTCTACAGTCATGAGCCTGGGATCCATGGGGTCGGTTGTCAAGTCGGAACCAAGTTCTCCACCACCTGCAATCACTTCTCATACTCAAAGAGCTTGCTTAGGAGACCTGAGAGATATGATCAGCATGTACCTTCCTCCAGGTGGAGATGCAAGTGATCCATCTTCCCTCCAGAACAGCAGATTACACAGTGTCCATCAGCATTACCAAAGTGCAGGGACTGGAGTCAATGGCACTGTACCACTAACGCACATTTAATTAAGACTTTGATTCTCCTAAAGACACTTTGCTTGCCTGACGAGCATCTCGTAATGCAGAAAACTTGAGGACAAGGAATCAAAAGGgtggtttgtttttgttttttatttttattttttgtgtacaAAGTTTGTGCAAACTTTCCCTATAGAGCACAACATGCTGCGTATTTGGGGAGTCCTCTGTATTAGGGTGACCCCTAAATATaagcttttgttttttaaataaggATCTTGTATCTTGAGTTCTAGAAGTTGAAATTGGGACTATTAACCATAATCCAatgtttacatgttttttttcttgaggCGCTCAAGATTTCCTTGAGTTTTATCCAAAACTGTAGATTTTATCATTAACTTTTAGACTTTACAAAAACTGTGCGGGTCGCAAAcgcaagattatttttttttctttaatttatagtaacttgtatttttcttttgctcctttgtataaacttgtatttttttttgactTTGTGTCCTGTTTTACTGTGAATTGTTTAACATATCAACAAAGAGACTAGTTTTGTTTTACTTGGTTTTTACAGACTTTTGAGTTGAGAGTAAAAACACAAATCAATAAATTTTCTAAGAGGAATAACAGAAGACTCTTCTTTACTTCATGCATGTTTTCTTCTGGTAAACTGGGtttttatgatttttgtgtccacttttttttttcccccttggacCCATTCATATTATGTTTTTGTAAGTTTGTATTTTGCAAACAGAGACTTCTATAAGATGGCAATCCGCTTTTATCCTTCCTGAATgggtgtttctgttttttttgttttttttcgtttcTTTCCCAGGGTTCAAAATAGACTTTTGGATCCCCCTAAAGGTGTGTTCACACAgtacggatttgctgtggattttgttgcatgtCTGCAGAAAATTTCCCCcttttcaatttgaattcaactaAAAGGCTTTGacggaaaatctgcaacaatccTGTAGCTAttcagcgatgtgtgaacataccctaatagaACCAGATCTAAAAACCTGCTTGTTCTCAGTTTTCAATTGTGTGCTAATGAGATAAAAACTTCATTAGTTTGCAGCAattgtactttaaaaaaaaaaaaagtgtatgagCACTTCTTTTTTTAACCTGTTCTTTTAGGTCCCATACCATTGGggtaatagtgtgtgtgtgtgtgtgtatgtatatatatatatatatatatatgtgtatatgtgtatgtatgtgtgtatatatatatatatatatatatatatatatatatatatatatatatatatatatatatatatatatatatatatatatatattatacttgaGCTTCCATGAAGTTACTAAcactacttctgtattgcagtgtggtATATAGTGGCAACATAATTTCACTTTAAATATCACAATGTGTATAAGTGGGCATCTCAATCTCATGTAGAAGAACCTTATGAATGTACTAAATATCATTAATTCTCTACACTCTATTTTGCTGCATTAATGACCACTGaattgcaaacttttttttttttttttttgtcgtttATTCCCTTCCAAGTGAGGCAACAGACAGAATATGTGGTGTTGCTTGAGGAATAAACCACTTTGTATCAGAACTTTTATAGGGTATATAATCAATGTAGGAATTAGACAATCTTATTCCATCTCCTCTCATACTACTAAAACTTGAACTTGTTTTCTcaatgaggattttttttttctggcgttTAAACAAGCTGCTCAGCTTAATGTCAAACTATTAATTTTGTAACAGGGTAGATAGCTCCTAGCTATTAGACACTTTCTAGTATCAGGTGTAGCACACCAAAATAAGGGTGGAAATCTGATGGGACATAGCTTTAAAATATAttcatgtattaaaaaaaaaaattaacacatCCTgttcaaaaatttaaaaaaaaaatagtactagTAATAAATATTATCCATGGGGGGTATAGTGCAGACCCAGTCCTTGGCCACAGCTGCAGTGACCAGTGGTGATATAAATATGTAGATGGCCTGCCTGAGGTTGCTGGGCACAGCTGGCTTCTCTGGCCCCACCTGCCATCTGTTGCTTAAAGAAGTGTAGTTGTCTTCCCCTTTGAACAAAGCATCTAGAGTTTGTCCTGTTAAGAAAACTGTTATATTTGTATCTATTCACAATGCAAACCTTTATTACAGGGTTAGTAACGTACTACATAACGTGTGCCCAGTATCACACAGGGAACTTACTATTTAGGAGCATCAGAGATATATATGACCTAGTGATAAATGTAGAAATGTACATGGATGTAACTTCAGCGCTGAAACTGATAGCCTGTACTAATTGAATATTTTTCTTAAGACTGTACAAGTGAGAGTAAAATCTAAGAATATAAACCATTAAAGCTAAGTATAATGAGGAGCAATACATGAATTTACAAGGTAAATAAATGAGTGGTCTAGATAAGCCCAGGGGCTTGCAAAGCTAATCTACAAGCAAATGTTCtatgtctaagggcttattcacacaggcgtatttttcatcagtattttgtaagccaaaaccaggggtGGGACGTAtatagagaaagtataatggaaagatttacatttcttccatattttggacccactcttgattttggctcacaaaataccgataataaatacgcccgtgtgaataagcccttaacatgGACACATATTTTTGAACGGAGAATGAATAATAATTCATATACAGAAATGTTGTTTCAAACTTCCCTTGAAGTCTAGGTGAACATGATTCAGTGTGCGGTTTAATGCATCTTTACTAGACAGGTGAAAGCCATATCAAACCTCTGGTCCACAGAAGTGCCAGATTTATTACATAATACAAAACCACAAAGATGTAGAGAAGAATcaaactatctttttttttttttttttccccctttaacaATTCCCTGCCCGTTTGGGAGCATATTTAAACCAATATTATTTTTTAGCAAGACTTTTGATTACGGCAAACTGATACTTTCTCATCTATTGTCCCATAGCAACGAGTAGGATTACTGGGCTGAAGCCTTTATACTCACAAAAAAGGTGTCAAATACTTACAAATATGGCTAAGTGATGAAATCGAAATGTTATGAATTACATATTTGCAGTGACTTAATATGTATGAATTTTTCCTTCCCCTTTTATTCATTACAGCCGATTCCCTGTAATCTTATCATGATTTTGGGATACATACCCAATTTATTTAGGAcctacaaaaaaaattgtgtgggTGGGATTAATTAAACACTTTAAATTAGTTTTctggtgtttaaaaaaataaaaaaataaataaagttgctAACGAATGTGTGCGCCATATTTGcctttttccacttttcaaaaagtggTTAGAAAACTGGAGAGGGTTTAGTGAGCGGGGGTAGGGTCTACTACAGACCAACTGATTTACTATAATTAACACCAGAAACAGTTgtaaattatagcacaaatctaTGTCTGATCCTAGGTATAGATTTCAATTGGCGGAGCATGGACATCCAAAAAATGTGCCAATTTTAATAAAAAATCTGCACCTCTTCATACAATTCGTTTAGTATCTTACTCCAATGTCTTAGTAGATCTGCACCGTATCTGCAAAGTTAGCTCCAAAAATAATCAACTTCTATGATGAGATTTGTGAAAATATCCGATGGTTGCACTCGCCTCTGAAATAATAGAATTCGCTGTGGGCAAGTTTTGATCCTCGTTGCCCAAGGGACCTTTTTTGAAGATTTCAAGTACAGATAGAAGAAACCACAATCCACCCTTAAATGAATATGCAAATGAGTATATAGACCTATGAATAAAAGATTGTCAAGCACATATGAATAGTTTAGTATTCTCTGTGTCCTGGAGGAGGAGTTTGTCGGAAACTTTGCCACTACTATTTTCAGTGTTCATGAAACCCGAATGATGTGAGTGTGGTCCTTCTCTTTCCTTGGTAGGATGTTGTTATCGGAGCAACTCCTCTGTATATCATAATGCTTGATCTGCAGGTGCTACAAATATGTCAAATGTAGCCCTAAACAGTTAATCTTACCTATCTAATCTTTGatttccgccccccccccactattTAGCCTTGTTCATGAAAGTCTGAAACCCTGATATTTGAGTACAAGGATTGAAGATACAATAGTAATGTCtgtatgtaaaatatatatatatatatattctgtaggTAAAGGTCCTGTGATCGTATTCATTCCGATCAGATACATCACCTTTCATCAGTTTGTATTAGCTCAAGCAGTCCATATTTGTTTCTCATACACTACCTAGCGcaagggcccttttatacggaGCAATTATTCGAAAAATCGTTGGATTGtgcgaatttgaacaataatcattcagtgtaaacgcatccAACAAATTGAATGccgaatgataattcgttcactttttattctttgttcattctacgcaggcataaaaatcctcaTTTGCCCGTTCGTAACTCATTACGTGTAAACGGCAATTGTCCAGCGGTTAACATTCGCTAGTACAGCGCCCCGAATGACCAACAATTTGAGCGAACGAAATTGAAGCTATTTAACTGCCTGCATAAACCGGCTGAACGAATGAACTTTGTCATCGTTCGCTCATTCACTTGTGCAAACCGTTTTTCTCTCTGCATAAAAGGACCCTCTAAAAATTGAACCAGCGTACTGAGAGCGAAGCGCCTGGAAGGTCTTAAGAGTTTCTTGAATTGCAAATTGAGTAATATTTTAGGATCTGTTATACTAGTAGCAGAGGATCAAGCTGAGTGAAAGTATTGCGGTCACTATAAGGGCTGATCCATGGGGGCATATACACacagcgtaatacgcagtgagaaGAACCCATTGTCTCATTGGGTGCATCCACAACTGCGTATTACTCATGCGAGCTTtggaaaagaacacagcatgtcttattttggtgcgTACCACACAAgcacatggaagtcaatggacttATATAACTACGCAGTGAATAGACAGGAAACCTGTGTGCTAAGCTAAAAAACATtggccttttttttattttttttttattcccccccccccccccccccactggcatAGCTGCTTTCAGAGCAGTATATTTAGAGTCTACATTTGGTGAGTGTTTTGCAGACAGCAGGATggcgctaatgtaaatctatatatctatctatatgggCATATGCTTCATGGCAATTTTTCAAAAATGCAGCACGCGCCcctttttgtctgtttttggtTAAGAGAAAATAATAGTACACCCACTATATCTTCTAGAAAGGGAGTAACATGGATGTATCCGTACGTCATCCGTATTTCAGtattatttgatctgtatttgcattcattggtattattttctattaggtTAATATGGATCCGTATTTGCCCAGTACAAAATAAAACCAATGGCCGCAGATATGAAGGCAAAAACAGATCAAACGATGATGAGATACAGATGACATACGGCGGTGATGTCATCCGTCACACATTTATATTACTGATCTCTATTATGATACAAGAGACTCCTGTAAAATTggacttaaatgggttgtaccaagattgaaaGTTAGCCCCTATCCACTAatgctaattggtgggggtcttgccGTTGAAACAGCTGCTGATCTTGAAAACAGGGGTCCCATTTCTCTTGTCTTCTTCACTTCAGGGTTACTGTAcgccctgcagtgaggaggagactgaatggagttcTGGTCATGCAGGCGCACCGGCACTTCATTCACTTTCTATAGGACTGTTGAGATATCCGAACGACAAGCGCTtgggtatttttgttgggccccattgaaatgaatgaggtgCAGACCGCGCATGCTCAGCCAATgttccattcattctgacgttaCTGTGGGGGAAGTAGCGACGCCTGCAGTGACGGGCACAGGGGGGCGCGGTGTCCCCGTTCTTGCGATGggcgggggtcccagcagtgagcccccccaccaatctgcaagttatcacctatcctgtggatagggaataacttggaatcttggtacaacccatttaaaaggAAGGTTCAGATGGAAGCCCAAGTTAGAGCCATAGACTACATTGCTTCAATGAGGTCCCCGTTTGAGTGGCTTTCTGTAAGCTTCCGGCACTGCTGCAGGGTAGAATAGCGTGAGAGCCTTGGACAGAGATGAAAGcgtggtgtgaacacatcctagCATATAAAAGGGTTTCTGATCTCTAGGCACAGCCCTGTTTAAAAGATCCAACATAcccaattcttcttttccccaacaTTTGCAGTACGGGGACAGTCTAGAATTCTACCCCACATACATTAGTTAGCCAGTTCTGCTGAAGGGTATATGGATGCTTTTAAATCCAGTTGCTTGCATGGATTTAAATGGGTTATCTAGTTCTTTAAAATCAATGGCCTATCCTAATGGCCCTAATTATCATTAGGAATCGCTCAAATTCCCGTTCTTCTgtgggaatttgaatgataattgtcccatgtgaatgcctgcagcgactgaatgagaaTTATTCAGCC
Protein-coding sequences here:
- the SOX3 gene encoding transcription factor SOX-3; protein product: MYSMLDTDIKSPVQQTNAQTGGPVTPGGKGNATTPDQDRVKRPMNAFMVWSRGQRRKMAQENPKMHNSEISKRLGADWKLLSDAEKRPFIDEAKRLRAVHMKEYPDYKYRPRRKTKTLLKKDKYSLPGNLLAPGVSPVASSVGVSQRIDTYAHMNGWTNGAYSLMQDQIGYTQHPGMNSPQIQQMHRYDMTGLQYSPMMSSAQTYMNAASTYSMSPAAYNQQTSTVMSLGSMGSVVKSEPSSPPPAITSHTQRACLGDLRDMISMYLPPGGDASDPSSLQNSRLHSVHQHYQSAGTGVNGTVPLTHI